From Flavobacterium arcticum, the proteins below share one genomic window:
- the rlmN gene encoding 23S rRNA (adenine(2503)-C(2))-methyltransferase RlmN → MQTEKKDIRALTKEQLRDFFVAQGDKAFRGNQVYEWLWNKGAHSFTDMTNVSKATRKLLEDNFVINHIRVDQMQKSSDGTVKNAVRLHDGLVVESVLIPTKTRTTACVSSQVGCSLDCNFCATARLKRMRNLNPDEIYDQVVAIDNESRLYHDRPLSNIVFMGMGEPLMNYNNVVKAIDMITSPEGLGMSPKRITVSTSGVPKMIKKLADDEVRFKLAVSLHSGIDEVRSRIMPFSEKFPLKDLKESLEYWYSKTKSRVTYEYVVWKDINDRKEDIDALVKFCKYVPCKVNLIEYNPIDDGEFQQADTQAIDNYIKALERNDIVVKVRRSRGKDIDAACGQLANKNEGTVS, encoded by the coding sequence TAAAGCCTTTAGAGGTAATCAGGTTTACGAGTGGCTTTGGAACAAAGGGGCGCATAGCTTTACAGATATGACCAATGTATCCAAAGCCACCCGCAAACTACTAGAAGATAACTTTGTTATTAACCACATACGGGTAGACCAGATGCAGAAGAGTAGCGATGGTACTGTGAAAAATGCAGTACGATTGCACGATGGGCTTGTTGTAGAGTCGGTATTAATACCCACTAAAACAAGAACAACAGCCTGTGTATCTAGCCAAGTAGGTTGTAGCCTTGATTGCAACTTTTGTGCTACTGCACGCCTTAAAAGAATGCGGAATCTTAACCCTGATGAGATTTACGATCAAGTTGTAGCTATAGATAACGAAAGTCGCTTATATCACGACAGACCATTATCTAACATTGTTTTTATGGGTATGGGCGAACCGCTTATGAATTATAACAATGTTGTTAAAGCTATTGATATGATAACCTCGCCCGAAGGTTTAGGGATGTCGCCAAAGCGTATTACCGTTTCTACATCGGGAGTGCCAAAAATGATAAAGAAGCTAGCAGATGACGAAGTACGGTTTAAATTAGCCGTTTCATTACACTCAGGTATAGATGAGGTGCGATCGCGCATTATGCCTTTTAGCGAAAAATTCCCTTTAAAAGATTTAAAAGAATCTTTAGAGTATTGGTATAGTAAGACTAAAAGTCGTGTAACTTATGAATATGTAGTGTGGAAAGATATTAATGATAGAAAAGAAGATATTGATGCACTGGTAAAGTTTTGTAAGTATGTGCCTTGTAAAGTTAACCTTATAGAATATAACCCTATTGATGATGGCGAATTTCAGCAGGCTGATACCCAGGCAATAGATAATTATATAAAAGCATTAGAACGAAATGATATTGTAGTAAAGGTGCGTCGTAGTCGTGGTAAAGATATAGATGCCGCTTGTGGGCAACTTGCTAATAAAAATGAAGGTACTGTTTCTTAA
- a CDS encoding S1C family serine protease yields the protein MKKFLSRTLLVIIAPLIFTSCASILNGKYQKVTVKTSSSDSKVYVDNELQGTGKSVVTKMKRDRGVKQIKVERDGYRTDYKAHFQDRKSALYIMSWIPFGVLLYPPFMDVGNKAYNYPKEVSAGKDMEKIHQRSDDEKYVYLKNTAFDVKKDDIKFTVIKHRNFKKKKDKFKDKGTGTEDIKFDNSIFSEAVTEVLKNNNYIDTTNTIFRSNTNSLYLSAKVTKVKFENVYAFEAKIYMRYLVTKLDIEWEIFDLYSQSKYKHTYKSKSGEFAMNEDAMRNSIEDAISASFYELMDSKSMKELIEQKETKEIKLEKLQLIKPNPIAGLEEAMEATVTIKHKDGHGSGCFVTNDGYILTNFHVVSTNDKITVITKDGTEYDAKIIRKNEYSDLALIKIDTNNEFAYTLPIEKNYNIGQDIFAIGTPKSIELGQSLSKGIISGFRTYEDNQMIQTDASVNGGNSGGALVSKDGSFIGVVNAKVFGVGIEGLGFSIPAETIFKNLSITY from the coding sequence ATGAAAAAATTCTTGTCTAGGACATTATTAGTAATAATTGCTCCTCTGATATTTACCAGTTGTGCATCTATATTAAACGGTAAATATCAAAAAGTTACAGTAAAAACCTCTTCATCAGACTCTAAAGTATATGTAGATAATGAATTACAAGGCACTGGTAAAAGTGTAGTTACCAAAATGAAGAGAGATAGAGGTGTAAAGCAGATAAAAGTAGAACGTGATGGATATAGAACCGACTACAAAGCCCATTTTCAAGATAGAAAATCAGCTTTATATATAATGTCATGGATTCCATTTGGGGTTCTTTTATACCCTCCTTTCATGGATGTGGGAAATAAAGCATATAATTATCCTAAAGAAGTAAGTGCTGGGAAAGATATGGAAAAAATCCATCAGAGATCTGATGATGAAAAATATGTTTATCTTAAAAATACAGCTTTTGATGTTAAGAAAGATGACATTAAGTTTACTGTTATAAAACACCGTAACTTTAAGAAAAAGAAAGATAAATTTAAAGACAAAGGTACTGGTACAGAAGATATTAAATTTGACAACTCTATTTTTAGCGAAGCTGTAACCGAAGTACTTAAAAATAATAATTATATAGACACAACAAATACTATTTTTAGAAGTAATACTAACTCTCTATACCTATCGGCTAAAGTAACCAAAGTTAAGTTTGAAAATGTATATGCATTTGAGGCTAAAATTTACATGAGATATCTTGTTACTAAATTGGATATCGAATGGGAAATATTTGACCTTTATAGTCAATCTAAATACAAACATACTTATAAAAGCAAATCTGGAGAGTTTGCTATGAACGAGGATGCTATGAGAAATAGTATTGAAGATGCAATATCTGCTTCATTCTATGAATTGATGGACTCTAAAAGTATGAAAGAACTGATAGAGCAAAAAGAAACAAAAGAAATTAAACTCGAAAAACTACAGCTAATTAAACCTAACCCTATCGCTGGTCTTGAAGAAGCTATGGAGGCTACTGTAACTATAAAACACAAAGACGGACATGGTAGCGGATGTTTTGTTACTAATGATGGTTATATTTTAACTAACTTTCATGTAGTATCTACTAACGATAAAATAACAGTTATTACTAAAGACGGTACAGAGTATGATGCAAAGATTATTCGTAAAAATGAGTACTCTGATTTAGCACTTATAAAAATTGACACTAATAACGAGTTTGCGTATACACTGCCTATAGAAAAGAACTATAACATAGGGCAAGATATATTTGCTATTGGTACTCCAAAATCTATAGAACTTGGTCAGTCGTTAAGTAAAGGTATTATATCAGGATTCCGTACTTATGAAGACAACCAAATGATACAAACTGATGCCAGTGTAAACGGTGGTAACAGCGGAGGTGCTCTTGTAAGTAAAGACGGAAGCTTTATAGGAGTTGTAAATGCTAAAGTATTTGGTGTAGGTATAGAAGGACTTGGTTTTTCAATTCCTGCAGAAACAATATTCAAAAATCTTAGTATTACATACTAA
- a CDS encoding polyprenyl synthetase family protein: MKIVEQIKHPIVREMELFEKKFHESMSSNVALLNRITYYIVNRKGKQMRPMFVFLTAKMISDGKVNERTYRGASVIELIHTATLVHDDVVDDSNRRRGFFSINALWKNKIAVLVGDYLLSKGLLLSIDNGDFDLLKIISVAVREMSEGELLQIEKARRLDITEDIYYEIIRQKTATLIAACCALGACSVAPESEHTEKMRRFGELIGMAFQIKDDLFDYTDDAIGKPTGIDIKEQKMTLPLIYALNNCSKAEKKWVINSVKNHNKDKKRVKEVITFVKEAGGLTYAEEKMAQFREEALLLLAEYPSSPYKDALVLMVNYVIERKK; the protein is encoded by the coding sequence ATGAAAATCGTTGAACAAATAAAGCACCCCATAGTTAGAGAAATGGAACTTTTTGAAAAAAAGTTTCATGAATCTATGTCTTCAAACGTAGCATTGCTAAACCGTATAACGTATTATATAGTAAATCGTAAGGGGAAACAAATGCGACCTATGTTTGTTTTTCTTACGGCTAAAATGATTAGTGATGGTAAGGTTAACGAGCGTACTTATAGAGGAGCATCGGTAATAGAATTAATACATACTGCAACTCTTGTTCATGATGATGTAGTAGACGATAGTAACCGAAGACGAGGATTTTTTTCTATAAATGCTTTATGGAAAAACAAAATTGCAGTATTGGTTGGCGATTATCTTTTATCTAAAGGATTATTGCTGTCTATAGATAATGGCGATTTTGACTTGCTTAAAATTATATCAGTAGCGGTGCGGGAAATGAGCGAAGGCGAGCTTTTACAAATAGAAAAAGCACGTAGGCTAGATATTACTGAGGATATTTATTATGAAATAATACGACAAAAAACAGCAACACTTATAGCTGCTTGCTGTGCACTTGGGGCTTGCTCTGTAGCTCCAGAAAGTGAACATACCGAAAAAATGCGTCGTTTTGGAGAACTTATAGGTATGGCATTCCAAATAAAAGATGACCTTTTTGATTATACTGATGATGCGATTGGCAAACCTACTGGGATTGATATTAAAGAGCAAAAAATGACACTTCCGCTTATTTATGCACTTAATAATTGTTCTAAAGCTGAAAAAAAATGGGTTATCAATTCGGTAAAGAACCATAATAAAGATAAAAAGCGTGTAAAGGAAGTTATTACTTTTGTAAAAGAAGCAGGTGGGCTTACTTATGCCGAAGAAAAAATGGCTCAATTTCGTGAAGAAGCACTCTTGCTTTTAGCAGAATATCCTTCATCTCCCTATAAGGATGCGCTTGTATTGATGGTTAATTATGTTATAGAGCGTAAAAAATAA
- a CDS encoding T9SS type A sorting domain-containing protein produces MKKIYSILPLLFATVITNAQQTINFETSGAGLDYTWNVFENDTNPVLGFVANPNMSGINTSSTVAEFTALETGMPWAGCETSHDIGMDDFVLTADNSTITIMVYKSVISDVGIKLVTPSGAAQGEMKIPNTLINEWEELTFDLSFLIGAFAEPFDQIVVFPDFSGNPRTYGTVAYFDNISFGVDDGGTDEPMVAAPDPTVDEAQVMSMFSGVYTDVTVDTWLTEWSSGGLVEVQIEGNDTKKYTNLSYAGIETVAMQIDATDMTHFNLNVWSSDFTQLRIKLVDFGADGAYDGGDDTEHEVVYDNPTQGEWLSYSIPLSDFTGLVNKDHIAQLIISSNGTSTVFIDNVYFHTTTTAATDSFTASNFTMYPNPATQMVNLNSASNIETVTIHNLLGQEVMKVTPNANATTVNVAQLQNGIYVINAVIDGKVATQKLIKN; encoded by the coding sequence ATGAAAAAAATTTACTCCATATTACCGTTGCTTTTTGCTACAGTAATTACAAATGCACAGCAAACCATTAATTTTGAAACGAGTGGAGCTGGATTAGATTACACTTGGAATGTTTTTGAAAACGATACTAATCCAGTATTGGGTTTTGTAGCTAATCCTAATATGTCAGGAATTAATACTTCGTCTACAGTTGCAGAGTTTACTGCGCTAGAAACAGGTATGCCGTGGGCAGGATGCGAAACATCGCACGATATAGGTATGGATGATTTTGTTTTAACTGCCGATAATTCTACCATAACAATAATGGTTTATAAATCGGTTATTAGCGATGTAGGTATTAAACTAGTAACACCTTCGGGTGCAGCACAAGGAGAAATGAAAATACCTAACACGCTTATTAATGAATGGGAAGAGCTAACGTTTGACTTATCTTTTTTAATAGGTGCTTTTGCAGAACCATTTGACCAAATTGTTGTTTTTCCTGATTTTTCGGGCAACCCAAGAACTTATGGAACAGTAGCTTATTTTGATAATATCTCTTTTGGTGTTGATGATGGTGGTACTGATGAACCGATGGTTGCAGCACCCGACCCAACAGTAGATGAAGCTCAGGTAATGTCTATGTTTAGTGGGGTGTATACTGATGTTACTGTTGATACTTGGTTAACAGAATGGTCATCTGGAGGGTTAGTAGAGGTACAAATTGAGGGTAACGATACTAAAAAATACACGAATCTGAGCTATGCAGGTATAGAAACAGTAGCGATGCAAATAGATGCTACGGATATGACACATTTTAATTTAAATGTATGGTCTTCAGATTTTACACAACTTCGAATTAAGCTGGTAGATTTTGGTGCTGATGGAGCTTATGATGGTGGCGATGATACAGAGCATGAAGTAGTATATGATAACCCAACACAAGGCGAATGGCTGTCTTATAGCATCCCATTGTCAGATTTTACAGGGCTTGTAAATAAAGACCATATTGCACAGTTAATTATTTCTAGCAACGGCACATCTACTGTATTTATAGATAATGTTTATTTCCACACTACAACTACAGCGGCAACAGATAGCTTTACGGCTAGTAATTTTACTATGTACCCTAACCCGGCTACACAGATGGTAAATCTTAATAGTGCTAGTAATATAGAAACAGTTACAATACACAACCTGTTAGGGCAGGAAGTAATGAAAGTTACACCAAATGCTAACGCTACTACTGTAAATGTAGCACAACTTCAAAATGGTATTTATGTAATAAATGCTGTGATAGATGGTAAAGTGGCAACACAAAAATTGATTAAAAACTAA
- a CDS encoding aspartyl protease family protein, translating to MNKLYSILILVISLSVYSQSDRKIKKWINTVEISDKDFYHEIPFDYNASGIVLKVDVGGKVYDYSFDTGGLNMITTKMQGENNFPVLTQINVGSSNKLTSTVNLVMTDTLKIGPLTFTDVGTLVMDVSNSPTISCLNGGLIGASIIEKYIWQIDVLNQKIIVTDELDKLSLKGAIKCKVRLNSRKQPYILIDINGKNREVLFDLGAGYPLELNIRDAIFIDPQRIREVYGSESESVNGVRKDSTYVFNGSSIKIGAAELINKPVFFSTSTRTSMLGCQIIEDYIVTLNFADSELYLTPIKGKAHKEGWETFGYFPVFENDKLIVRMVYQGSSAAREGLLPGDEIKTIDNKTIPCNEYCDCREYFLNFLANNSEQVLTIKRDGIVKRIKIKKQLMF from the coding sequence ATGAATAAATTATACTCAATTTTAATTCTAGTCATTTCGTTAAGTGTCTATTCACAATCCGATAGGAAAATAAAAAAATGGATAAACACTGTTGAAATATCTGATAAAGATTTTTATCATGAAATTCCCTTTGATTATAATGCTTCAGGAATTGTTTTAAAAGTTGATGTAGGCGGTAAAGTTTACGACTACTCTTTTGATACTGGAGGTCTTAATATGATTACTACAAAAATGCAGGGAGAAAATAATTTTCCTGTCTTAACACAAATAAATGTAGGTAGTAGTAATAAATTGACTAGTACTGTAAACCTTGTAATGACAGATACATTAAAAATAGGACCACTTACATTTACAGATGTTGGTACGCTGGTTATGGATGTTAGTAACTCGCCAACAATATCATGTTTAAACGGAGGTCTTATAGGGGCTAGTATTATAGAGAAATATATATGGCAAATAGATGTTTTGAACCAAAAAATTATAGTAACCGATGAGCTTGATAAATTATCTTTAAAAGGTGCTATTAAATGTAAGGTTAGGTTAAATAGTAGAAAACAACCTTATATTTTAATCGATATAAATGGTAAGAACAGAGAGGTGTTGTTTGACTTAGGAGCAGGATACCCTTTAGAGTTGAATATTAGAGATGCCATTTTTATAGACCCTCAAAGAATTAGAGAAGTATACGGCTCGGAATCAGAGAGTGTAAATGGAGTTAGGAAAGACTCTACTTATGTTTTTAATGGCAGTAGTATAAAAATAGGTGCTGCTGAATTAATAAATAAGCCAGTGTTTTTTTCTACCAGTACACGTACCTCTATGTTAGGGTGTCAGATAATTGAGGACTATATTGTTACTCTAAACTTTGCAGATAGCGAACTGTATCTTACCCCTATTAAAGGGAAAGCACATAAAGAGGGGTGGGAAACATTTGGTTATTTTCCTGTTTTTGAGAATGATAAACTTATAGTGCGTATGGTGTATCAGGGTAGTAGTGCAGCCAGAGAAGGACTGTTGCCAGGTGATGAAATAAAAACAATAGATAACAAAACAATACCTTGTAACGAGTATTGTGATTGCAGGGAATATTTTTTAAACTTTTTAGCAAACAATTCAGAACAAGTTTTAACAATAAAACGAGATGGTATTGTAAAAAGAATTAAAATTAAAAAACAGTTAATGTTTTGA
- a CDS encoding RNA polymerase sigma factor — MKVIKLHQEERDTIKQAIGNNRHAQQKLYSQHAPKMLGVCRQYIKDVQQAEDIMITAFMKVFTNLAKFEHKGSFEGWIRRIMVNECISYLRVQKKVSFLEDEFFTEDSFNNIESHFSVDEIQTLIDSLPDGYKMVFNLYAIEGYKHQEIAKMLGISEGTSKSQLSHARKMLRGQVDKLKSYENGTE; from the coding sequence TTGAAAGTAATAAAATTACATCAAGAAGAACGCGATACTATTAAGCAAGCCATTGGTAACAACAGGCATGCACAGCAGAAGCTGTACTCGCAACATGCTCCCAAGATGCTTGGGGTGTGCAGGCAGTACATAAAAGATGTGCAGCAGGCAGAAGATATCATGATTACGGCTTTCATGAAAGTGTTTACCAACTTAGCTAAGTTTGAACATAAAGGCAGCTTTGAAGGATGGATAAGACGGATTATGGTAAACGAATGTATCTCTTACCTACGAGTACAAAAAAAAGTTAGCTTCTTAGAAGATGAGTTTTTTACAGAGGATAGTTTTAACAATATAGAGAGTCATTTCTCGGTAGATGAAATACAAACCTTGATAGACAGTTTGCCAGATGGTTATAAAATGGTGTTTAACCTGTATGCTATAGAAGGGTATAAACATCAAGAAATTGCAAAAATGCTAGGCATTAGCGAGGGAACATCGAAATCGCAGTTATCGCATGCCAGAAAAATGCTGCGAGGGCAGGTTGACAAATTAAAGAGTTATGAAAATGGAACAGAATAA
- a CDS encoding glycoside hydrolase family 53 protein — MKRCLSYILAFILFTSCNSSDDATQQQEQLPETSFFIKGVDASSIPQVRQSGIEMLNTAGHSEDMLTTLKNAGVNTIRIRLWKNPEDNHSSFQEVKAFASEVKSMGMKVWLTVHYSDTWADPGSQTKPVVWQDLDFATLQQEVYNYTAQIVTEIQPDYIQIGNEINSGFLFPEGNITNLSQFTTLLSKGISAVRDTSEDCKIILHYAGYEGAQSFYSELIELDYDIIGLSYYPVWHGKDLTEFQNNITTLANQYNKEIVIAETAYPFTLDWNDYTNNIIGSEDQLLPQYTPTATGQKEYLQKIKQIIAQESKGIGFCYWGAELVAFNGPTATDGSATENLAFWDFNNTALPVLEVYQD; from the coding sequence ATGAAAAGATGTTTATCCTATATACTTGCATTTATACTGTTTACTTCCTGCAACTCATCAGATGATGCAACGCAACAACAGGAGCAACTACCCGAAACTTCTTTTTTCATCAAAGGAGTCGATGCTTCATCAATACCACAAGTAAGACAGTCGGGTATTGAGATGCTTAATACAGCAGGACACTCCGAAGATATGCTTACTACATTAAAAAATGCAGGGGTAAACACCATACGAATACGGCTGTGGAAAAACCCTGAGGATAACCATTCTAGTTTTCAAGAAGTGAAAGCTTTTGCTAGTGAGGTAAAAAGTATGGGTATGAAAGTATGGCTTACCGTGCACTATTCTGATACTTGGGCAGACCCTGGCAGTCAAACAAAACCCGTAGTATGGCAAGATCTAGATTTTGCAACATTGCAACAAGAAGTGTATAACTATACAGCGCAAATAGTTACAGAAATACAACCCGATTATATCCAGATAGGGAACGAAATTAATAGTGGTTTTCTTTTTCCAGAAGGCAACATTACTAACTTGTCACAGTTTACAACTTTGTTGAGTAAAGGTATTAGTGCTGTGAGGGATACTAGTGAAGATTGCAAAATAATACTCCATTATGCAGGATATGAGGGAGCGCAAAGTTTTTATTCAGAATTAATAGAACTTGATTACGATATTATAGGATTATCCTACTATCCCGTTTGGCATGGTAAAGACCTCACAGAATTTCAAAATAATATAACAACCCTTGCTAATCAGTATAATAAAGAGATTGTTATTGCTGAAACGGCTTATCCGTTTACATTAGATTGGAATGATTATACTAATAATATTATAGGTAGCGAAGACCAATTGTTACCGCAGTATACCCCAACAGCTACAGGGCAAAAAGAATATTTACAGAAAATAAAGCAAATAATAGCTCAAGAGTCTAAAGGTATAGGGTTCTGTTATTGGGGTGCAGAGCTTGTTGCTTTTAATGGTCCTACAGCAACAGACGGTTCGGCGACTGAGAATCTTGCTTTTTGGGATTTCAATAATACAGCACTGCCTGTTCTTGAAGTATATCAAGATTAA